One Candidatus Jidaibacter acanthamoeba genomic region harbors:
- a CDS encoding ankyrin repeat domain-containing protein: QAFVEMAGIFISQKQQKLVAGEDNTIHLKLSSISNKEVAKIKAYYFIKYDTDSEKLIIDRDFNNKDITLTLNFEMLLDKVLPKLREYVLNKYGNIVSPEDNEQVKAMKSIFGDEEVYSSLIKRDNTHKFLLAAKNNDEQVVLKLLTDRLTRPSRLENIVDIITKANNILKENFKKNELDNSLALEQTEYSSPGFDVKKKSNDEIIQELKQACKDGNTIEIIYLLTSPNLKFTCDTMHDCFTLAADNGHIKVLKPLLKYTNSAETNNEISIYTFIYAAKSGHIKVLELLLKYIKDPKKHLEVSVAAFTHAAKNGNIEVLELLLKQCLNDDEKDILISSVDYKPFRYAAKNGNIEVLELLLKHTSSQEKVDNMIHARYDDSFFNAARMRHIEVLKLLIKHTPDHEKRNEMIHARNNKLFINVTTKNKPEVLKFLLNHTHEQEKRNEMIHMRDDQGFINAAKNGHIEVLKLLLEYTQDEQIRYQMFRAQSDTIITSIAESGKVTVLNFLIENTSNQEKREEIIHAQNNKDFFYSISSYKNLMFRTLISSIKGNLISEFLKYEIIPILKTETNRKYIETYLCLDEYFKIVHKLNNLHFVCKNIYSSFKEQLAIPHEISSYIFSIVVGVESRAQLEKIEAIKREVNEESKFNVAEGIIRKVNSRALFIEKIMKYDQTLDRGAKTRE; this comes from the coding sequence CAGGCTTTTGTAGAAATGGCAGGTATTTTCATTAGTCAAAAACAACAAAAGTTAGTTGCCGGTGAAGATAATACTATACATTTAAAATTAAGTTCTATTTCAAATAAAGAAGTAGCCAAGATAAAAGCATACTACTTCATAAAATATGATACCGATAGTGAAAAATTAATAATAGATAGGGATTTTAATAATAAAGACATAACCCTTACTCTAAATTTTGAAATGCTTTTGGATAAAGTACTGCCGAAGCTAAGAGAGTATGTATTAAATAAATATGGCAATATTGTAAGTCCAGAAGATAACGAGCAAGTGAAAGCAATGAAGTCGATATTTGGGGATGAGGAAGTGTATAGTAGTTTAATAAAAAGGGATAATACCCATAAATTTTTATTGGCTGCTAAAAATAATGATGAGCAAGTAGTACTAAAGTTACTTACTGATCGTTTAACCCGTCCTTCTAGACTTGAAAATATAGTAGATATTATAACCAAAGCTAACAATATTCTAAAAGAAAATTTTAAAAAGAATGAGCTAGATAATAGCTTAGCATTAGAGCAGACTGAGTATTCCTCTCCTGGATTTGATGTTAAGAAAAAGAGTAATGATGAAATTATCCAAGAGCTTAAGCAGGCGTGCAAGGATGGAAATACAATAGAAATAATATATTTACTAACTTCGCCTAATCTTAAGTTTACATGTGATACTATGCATGATTGTTTTACTTTAGCTGCTGATAACGGGCATATAAAAGTATTAAAACCGCTGCTTAAGTATACTAATAGTGCTGAAACAAATAATGAGATAAGTATATATACTTTCATTTATGCTGCTAAGAGTGGTCACATAAAGGTATTAGAATTATTGCTTAAATATATCAAAGATCCCAAAAAGCATCTAGAAGTAAGTGTGGCCGCTTTCACTCATGCTGCTAAAAACGGAAATATAGAGGTATTAGAATTATTATTGAAACAATGTCTAAATGATGATGAAAAAGATATACTAATTAGTTCTGTTGACTATAAACCTTTTAGATATGCTGCAAAAAATGGCAATATAGAGGTTTTAGAATTACTGCTTAAACATACTTCTAGTCAAGAGAAGGTAGATAATATGATTCATGCTCGATATGATGATAGTTTTTTTAATGCTGCTCGTATGCGCCATATTGAAGTTTTAAAGCTCTTAATAAAACATACACCAGACCATGAAAAAAGAAATGAAATGATTCATGCTCGCAACAATAAACTATTTATTAACGTTACTACTAAAAATAAGCCTGAAGTATTAAAGTTTTTGTTAAACCATACACATGAGCAAGAAAAAAGAAATGAAATGATACATATGCGTGATGATCAAGGATTTATCAATGCTGCAAAAAATGGTCATATAGAGGTGCTAAAATTATTGCTAGAATATACCCAAGATGAACAAATAAGATATCAGATGTTTCGTGCCCAAAGCGATACTATTATAACTAGTATTGCAGAAAGTGGTAAAGTAACAGTGCTAAATTTTTTGATTGAGAACACCTCAAATCAAGAAAAAAGAGAAGAAATAATTCATGCACAAAATAATAAAGATTTTTTCTATTCCATTTCATCATATAAAAATTTAATGTTTAGAACTTTAATTTCTTCAATTAAAGGTAATTTAATATCTGAGTTTTTAAAATATGAAATAATTCCTATTTTGAAAACAGAGACTAATAGAAAATACATTGAAACTTATTTGTGCTTGGATGAATATTTTAAAATTGTACATAAGTTAAATAATTTACATTTTGTATGTAAAAATATTTATTCATCTTTTAAAGAACAACTAGCAATTCCTCATGAAATTTCATCATATATATTCTCTATTGTAGTAGGAGTTGAGAGTAGGGCTCAACTAGAAAAGATAGAAGCCATAAAGAGAGAAGTAAATGAAGAAAGTAAATTTAATGTTGC